The following proteins are encoded in a genomic region of Sneathiella marina:
- a CDS encoding SDR family NAD(P)-dependent oxidoreductase gives MRLKDKVAIVTGAAQGIGYSIAQRYLAQGAIVYVADIDGAAATSAAEKLGSSAIPVICDVSKKSECVALVEKVMNDQARVDILVNNAGILRTGDVLEISEEDFDAVLGVNLKGAFLLSQAAGKVMVNQEGGGSIINMSSVNSLLTIPNILPYNVSKGGLNQLTRVMAVSLAQRGVRVNAIGPGSIATDMLNQVMEDEAARHAILSRTPMGRTGKPEEIADVALFLATDESSYITGQVIYADGGRLGLNYTSPVPEA, from the coding sequence ATGCGGTTGAAAGACAAGGTTGCAATTGTAACTGGTGCCGCCCAAGGGATCGGTTACAGTATCGCCCAACGTTATTTGGCGCAGGGAGCAATAGTCTACGTAGCAGATATAGATGGAGCAGCAGCAACAAGCGCAGCGGAAAAACTGGGATCGTCAGCGATTCCCGTGATTTGTGATGTCTCTAAAAAATCCGAGTGTGTTGCACTGGTCGAAAAAGTTATGAATGATCAGGCGCGTGTCGATATCCTGGTCAATAATGCCGGCATTCTTCGTACAGGAGATGTGCTGGAAATTTCTGAGGAAGATTTTGATGCTGTGTTGGGCGTTAATCTCAAAGGTGCTTTTTTGCTTAGCCAAGCTGCTGGTAAAGTAATGGTTAATCAGGAAGGCGGCGGCAGTATCATCAATATGTCTTCGGTAAACTCACTTCTGACCATTCCGAATATTCTGCCATACAACGTGTCGAAGGGTGGTTTGAATCAATTAACACGCGTTATGGCAGTCTCTCTAGCTCAACGCGGCGTAAGGGTTAATGCGATAGGGCCTGGCTCGATCGCTACCGATATGTTGAACCAGGTGATGGAGGATGAAGCAGCCCGTCATGCAATCCTATCGAGAACGCCTATGGGCCGAACAGGAAAACCCGAGGAAATAGCCGACGTTGCATTATTCCTGGCAACCGATGAAAGTTCATATATTACGGGACAGGTTATTTATGCGGATGGTGGACGATTGGGACTTAACTACACATCTCCGGTACCTGAAGCTTGA
- a CDS encoding mitochondrial fission ELM1 family protein translates to MTDGSAGMEVQCIGLAEALGLEYVVKRIQTKKPWRWFPPALWISPLSQLKPESDPINAPWPDILITCGRHSIPINMAIKKASGQKTFTIHIQTPNTNSANFDLVIVPEHDKLRGPNVLVAEGALGRITPELLKAEGDRLRSSIETLPRPIVTVLVGGSNKCYDLTPAVMSNLAKDLASLHDQTGCSFLVTTSRRTGHENETILAEALAKLPHQIWKGQGENPYFGFLDLASAIVVTADSINMVCEASSMGKPVYIFELSGGNQKFKHFHQRMQDMGYTRPFTGKLEQWSSTPLLETKRIASEVLKILSKRT, encoded by the coding sequence ATGACCGACGGAAGCGCCGGCATGGAAGTCCAATGCATTGGATTGGCAGAGGCGCTAGGGTTGGAATACGTTGTAAAACGTATTCAGACGAAGAAACCCTGGCGTTGGTTTCCCCCGGCCCTTTGGATATCACCGTTATCTCAACTTAAGCCGGAAAGTGATCCGATCAATGCACCCTGGCCAGATATTCTCATAACCTGTGGGCGACATTCAATACCGATCAATATGGCTATTAAAAAAGCAAGTGGCCAAAAAACATTCACCATCCATATCCAGACACCAAATACAAACTCTGCGAATTTTGACCTCGTCATCGTTCCGGAACATGACAAACTTCGCGGCCCGAACGTATTGGTTGCCGAAGGGGCTTTGGGACGGATCACTCCTGAACTTTTAAAAGCAGAAGGAGATAGATTAAGATCATCGATTGAGACTCTCCCACGACCCATTGTCACGGTCTTGGTAGGCGGCAGCAACAAGTGCTATGACCTGACACCGGCTGTCATGTCGAACCTTGCCAAGGATTTAGCGTCTTTACACGATCAAACCGGCTGCAGTTTTCTGGTAACAACATCGCGACGAACCGGGCATGAAAACGAAACCATATTAGCCGAAGCTCTTGCTAAACTTCCTCATCAAATATGGAAAGGGCAAGGAGAAAACCCTTACTTTGGATTTCTCGATCTGGCATCCGCAATCGTGGTAACAGCCGATTCCATTAATATGGTTTGTGAGGCGAGCTCTATGGGGAAACCGGTTTATATATTTGAATTATCCGGCGGGAATCAAAAGTTCAAGCATTTTCACCAAAGAATGCAGGACATGGGTTATACACGCCCCTTTACTGGCAAATTGGAGCAATGGTCTTCCACACCATTGCTTGAAACGAAGAGAATTGCCTCTGAAGTTCTTAAAATCTTATCCAAACGCACATAA
- a CDS encoding LysR family transcriptional regulator: MDWDKLRVFHAVAEAGSFTHAGETLHLSQSAVSRQISALEDSLKVALFHRHARGLLLTEQGELLFRTAHDVFAKLAMTEAQLMDAREKPSGEIRVTATVGLGANWLTPRIREFIELYPEITVNLILADRELDLGMREADIAIRLRAPVQPDLIQRKLMTVNHHLYASPDFLKKHGTPSTIEDVIDFNLIVYGDEAPTNIANVNWVMKELSELGKEIVPVFKVNNVYGLLLAVQSGLGIASLPDYIVQGHSNVVRILPDMGGPSFDSYYVYPEELRKSKRVTIFRDFLIQKVAESAF, encoded by the coding sequence ATGGACTGGGATAAACTTCGCGTTTTTCATGCCGTAGCCGAAGCGGGTAGTTTTACTCACGCCGGTGAAACCCTGCATTTAAGCCAATCTGCTGTTAGCCGACAGATTAGTGCACTCGAAGACAGCCTGAAGGTTGCCCTCTTCCATCGTCATGCCCGCGGCCTTCTGTTGACGGAACAAGGAGAATTGCTATTTCGGACGGCGCATGATGTTTTTGCCAAACTCGCAATGACTGAAGCGCAGCTGATGGACGCGCGGGAAAAACCGTCTGGTGAGATCCGAGTTACGGCAACAGTTGGCCTCGGAGCGAACTGGCTCACACCCCGCATTCGTGAGTTTATCGAACTATATCCTGAAATTACCGTAAACCTAATTCTGGCCGATCGGGAACTCGATCTTGGGATGCGCGAAGCAGATATTGCCATCAGATTAAGGGCACCCGTGCAACCTGATCTTATTCAGCGCAAACTAATGACGGTCAATCACCACTTATACGCCTCCCCTGATTTTTTGAAAAAACATGGGACACCGTCGACCATTGAAGATGTTATTGATTTCAACCTTATCGTTTACGGCGATGAGGCACCGACAAATATTGCCAATGTCAATTGGGTGATGAAAGAGCTTTCCGAACTTGGAAAGGAAATAGTGCCGGTCTTCAAGGTCAATAATGTATATGGATTGTTGTTGGCTGTCCAAAGTGGCCTCGGCATCGCCAGCTTGCCCGATTACATCGTCCAGGGACATAGCAATGTAGTCCGTATTCTTCCAGATATGGGCGGCCCTTCCTTCGACAGTTATTATGTTTACCCAGAAGAATTACGAAAATCCAAGCGTGTTACAATTTTCAGGGACTTCCTAATTCAAAAAGTCGCCGAATCTGCTTTTTAA
- the msrP gene encoding protein-methionine-sulfoxide reductase catalytic subunit MsrP, producing MLIKIRKGWELSESQATSENDFINRRSILKGFAGAGMLASAGALSPFRQALAEEGDPSAGLYPVPRNELYTVARKLTPEKIATTYNNFYEFGSHKNISKAAQALPIRPWTVKITGMVEKEMEIDIDDLLAKMPLEERIYRHRCVEAWSMAVPWSGFALKELVKLAAPTSNAKYLVMKTFENKAVAPGQRQFWYPWPYTEGLTMEEATNDLSFMVTGMYGKPVPKQNGAPLRLAAPWKYGFKQAKSLVSFHFSDKRPVTFWEKLNASEYGFWANVNPEVDHPRWSQATERDIGTGERVPTIIYNGYGEFVADMYKDIKGQNLFI from the coding sequence GTGCTGATAAAAATTCGTAAAGGTTGGGAACTCTCGGAATCCCAGGCTACTTCAGAAAATGATTTTATAAATCGGCGATCGATTTTAAAAGGCTTTGCAGGTGCGGGTATGCTGGCTTCTGCTGGTGCGTTATCCCCTTTTCGTCAGGCTCTTGCTGAGGAAGGGGATCCAAGTGCGGGTCTTTATCCGGTTCCAAGGAATGAGCTCTACACTGTAGCCCGAAAACTGACGCCAGAAAAAATTGCAACTACTTATAATAATTTTTATGAGTTCGGCTCGCATAAAAATATTTCCAAAGCCGCTCAAGCGCTTCCTATTCGGCCGTGGACTGTCAAAATTACGGGCATGGTTGAGAAAGAGATGGAAATAGATATTGATGATCTACTTGCTAAAATGCCTCTTGAGGAGCGTATTTACCGCCACCGTTGTGTTGAGGCTTGGTCCATGGCAGTTCCCTGGAGCGGCTTTGCATTGAAAGAACTGGTAAAATTGGCGGCTCCAACGTCGAATGCTAAGTATCTTGTTATGAAAACATTTGAAAATAAGGCCGTCGCTCCCGGACAAAGACAATTTTGGTACCCGTGGCCATATACCGAAGGTCTGACGATGGAAGAAGCAACGAACGATCTGTCCTTTATGGTAACAGGTATGTATGGCAAGCCGGTGCCGAAACAGAACGGCGCTCCTTTACGGTTGGCAGCACCGTGGAAATATGGCTTTAAGCAGGCGAAATCTCTTGTCAGTTTTCATTTTTCGGACAAAAGGCCGGTAACTTTCTGGGAAAAACTTAATGCGTCAGAATATGGCTTTTGGGCAAATGTTAATCCCGAAGTTGATCATCCACGTTGGTCTCAGGCAACAGAGCGGGATATTGGTACAGGTGAACGAGTTCCAACAATCATCTACAACGGATATGGTGAATTTGTTGCCGATATGTATAAAGACATAAAGGGCCAAAACCTGTTTATTTGA
- a CDS encoding NAD(P)H-quinone oxidoreductase — protein MITLPTTMTAIEIKEFGGPEGLVPTNRPVPSPGHDDVLVKVVAAGVNRPDVLQRMGGYAPPPGASDIPGLEISGTVAAVGSGVTRFKVGDSLCALVAGGGYAEYCIAPEAQCLDVPSGYDLVRAAAIPETYFTVWTNVFDRGRLKGGETFLVHGGASGIGTTAIQLAKSFGARVFTTASTDAKCREVEALGAERGINYNDEDFVKIVKELTDGRGVDLILDMVGGDYIQRNISALAVEGRLVYIAFLGGAAAEVNFAPVMMKRLTITGSTLRPQSIQAKSEIGAALEEKVWPLLAAGSIGPVMDSVFPLKEAAAAHKRIDDSSHIGKIVLEV, from the coding sequence ATGATCACGTTGCCTACAACTATGACAGCGATTGAAATTAAAGAATTTGGGGGCCCGGAAGGATTAGTACCAACAAACCGTCCTGTACCGTCCCCAGGGCATGATGATGTTTTAGTGAAGGTTGTCGCCGCCGGAGTTAATCGCCCAGATGTATTGCAACGGATGGGGGGGTATGCGCCGCCGCCAGGAGCTTCCGATATACCGGGATTGGAAATATCTGGCACCGTTGCAGCTGTTGGCTCTGGCGTCACCCGATTTAAAGTTGGGGATAGTTTATGCGCGTTGGTTGCCGGTGGTGGCTACGCTGAATATTGTATCGCGCCGGAAGCCCAATGTCTGGACGTGCCTTCGGGTTACGACCTCGTACGTGCTGCCGCAATCCCAGAAACATATTTTACGGTATGGACAAATGTATTTGATCGGGGCCGACTTAAAGGTGGAGAGACTTTTTTGGTTCATGGTGGCGCTAGCGGCATTGGAACAACTGCCATTCAACTCGCGAAGTCCTTTGGTGCGCGAGTTTTCACAACGGCTTCAACAGACGCTAAATGCCGTGAAGTTGAAGCCTTGGGTGCGGAGCGAGGCATCAATTACAATGACGAGGATTTTGTAAAAATTGTTAAGGAGTTGACCGACGGACGTGGTGTTGACCTCATTCTGGATATGGTGGGCGGTGATTACATTCAACGAAATATATCAGCCCTTGCCGTAGAAGGCCGGCTTGTGTATATCGCTTTTTTAGGCGGCGCAGCGGCGGAAGTTAATTTTGCTCCAGTTATGATGAAACGCCTGACGATAACAGGCTCGACTTTGCGGCCGCAGTCCATTCAGGCGAAATCTGAAATTGGCGCGGCATTGGAAGAGAAGGTTTGGCCGTTACTTGCAGCCGGATCAATTGGTCCGGTCATGGATAGCGTGTTTCCTCTAAAAGAAGCCGCTGCAGCACATAAACGGATTGACGATTCCTCGCATATTGGGAAAATCGTCCTTGAGGTTTGA
- a CDS encoding DUF1013 domain-containing protein produces MVTPLLPKATAVWLVDNTALSFAQIGDFCGLHSLEIQGIADGEVAIGIVGQDPTASGQLTQEELDRCQNDPTARLELSKPAGDVPQPRRRGGRYTPVSRRGDRPDAISWLVKFHPELTDAQISKLIGTTKTTITAIRDKTHWNTQNIRPRDPVSVGICTQLELDEAVKKSAHRRTDEDRGKLMEEVAAAVAAEAAAVPLTPYELKKQQAQKEEAYDPMAEAEAVFGKTDASTEKQDEAAKIAKSFDDIFKPSSS; encoded by the coding sequence ATGGTTACGCCATTATTGCCAAAGGCAACGGCTGTTTGGTTAGTTGATAATACAGCTTTGTCATTTGCACAAATTGGCGATTTCTGCGGTTTGCATTCACTTGAAATCCAAGGAATTGCGGATGGTGAAGTCGCTATTGGTATTGTTGGGCAGGATCCGACTGCAAGCGGCCAACTCACGCAAGAAGAACTGGACCGTTGTCAGAATGACCCTACTGCGCGTCTTGAGCTGAGTAAACCTGCCGGTGATGTGCCGCAACCACGGCGACGCGGTGGTCGCTATACACCTGTTTCTCGACGTGGAGATCGGCCGGATGCAATTTCCTGGTTGGTTAAGTTTCATCCAGAGCTTACAGATGCGCAAATATCCAAGTTGATTGGAACCACAAAAACAACCATTACTGCAATTCGGGATAAAACTCATTGGAATACGCAAAATATTCGGCCACGAGATCCCGTAAGTGTTGGTATCTGCACACAGCTTGAATTGGATGAAGCCGTTAAGAAATCGGCGCATCGGCGGACCGACGAGGACCGGGGTAAATTGATGGAAGAAGTCGCTGCTGCGGTCGCTGCTGAAGCTGCCGCGGTGCCACTAACTCCTTACGAGCTTAAAAAACAGCAGGCCCAAAAAGAAGAAGCCTACGATCCGATGGCTGAAGCGGAGGCCGTCTTTGGAAAGACCGATGCAAGTACGGAAAAACAAGATGAGGCGGCTAAAATTGCCAAAAGCTTTGACGATATTTTCAAGCCTTCGTCTAGCTAG
- a CDS encoding Lrp/AsnC family transcriptional regulator produces the protein MQRVKLDEIDRRILHDLQENGRITNVELAKNAGISAPPCLRRVRALEETGFIQGYHAQLNSENLGFGVTVFALVGLQSQAEVDLSAFEERVTAWPLVRECYMLAGENDFILKVVAKDWDTYQHFLTHELTAAPNVAHVKTSLGIRVSKYLPGVPVETNVGIDET, from the coding sequence ATGCAACGTGTTAAACTAGACGAAATAGATCGCCGTATTCTGCACGATTTGCAGGAAAATGGCCGAATTACTAATGTTGAACTGGCAAAAAATGCTGGTATATCGGCCCCTCCCTGTTTACGGCGCGTGCGAGCCCTGGAGGAAACGGGCTTTATTCAAGGATACCATGCTCAGTTAAACTCTGAGAATCTTGGATTTGGCGTAACGGTCTTCGCATTGGTGGGCTTGCAAAGTCAGGCCGAGGTTGATTTGTCCGCATTCGAAGAAAGGGTAACGGCATGGCCGTTGGTGCGGGAATGTTACATGCTAGCCGGTGAAAATGACTTTATATTAAAAGTTGTTGCGAAAGACTGGGATACCTATCAGCATTTTTTAACCCACGAATTAACAGCTGCACCAAATGTTGCTCATGTAAAAACCTCGCTTGGTATTCGTGTTTCCAAATATTTGCCGGGTGTTCCGGTTGAAACAAATGTTGGCATTGACGAAACGTAA
- a CDS encoding propionyl-CoA synthetase, protein MATYEEDYQRSLQDPNGFWGEAASDISWYKPWTTVLNDTNPPFYKWFEGGELNTCYNCLDRHVEEGRGDQHALIYDSPMTNQVKKFTYRELTEIVARFAGGLASLGVTKGDRVLIYMPMVPEALVAMLACARLGAVHSVVFGGFAPKELATRIDDAKPVCIIAGSCGLEPGRIVEYKPLLDEAFEMSTHKPSSSVILQRSECVASMVEGRDHDWQELVAASEPVDCVPVAATDPLYVLYTSGTTGIPKGVVRDNGGHAVALKWSMKYVYDINPGEVFWAASDVGWVVGHSYIVYAPLLHGCTTILFEGKPVGTPDAGTFWRVIQDHKVKALFTAPTAFRAIKQYDHEAKLLANYDLSNFKTLFLAGERADPDTIIWAQDALKVPVIDHWWQTESGWPIGANCMGYGMKPVKLGSPTLPVAGYDIRIIDEEDAFSEKATGDIGVIAIKLPLPPGTLPTLWHNDQGYINSYLSDIPGYYKTGDAGYVDEDGYLFIMARTDDIINVAGHRLSTGGMEEVLAGHKDVAECAVIGVQDELKGQAPMGFVVLNIGVNRDHEDLKKELVGLVREKIGPVAAFKIALVVARLPKTRSGKILRGVMRKVADGEDLIVPATIDDPSIVTEIADVLATVGYPIAKK, encoded by the coding sequence ATGGCCACTTATGAAGAAGACTATCAGCGTTCTTTGCAAGACCCGAACGGGTTTTGGGGAGAGGCAGCCTCGGACATAAGCTGGTATAAACCCTGGACGACTGTTCTCAACGATACCAATCCACCCTTTTATAAATGGTTCGAGGGTGGGGAGCTCAACACTTGTTACAATTGCCTCGATCGGCATGTTGAGGAAGGGCGAGGTGATCAACATGCGTTGATATACGACAGCCCCATGACGAACCAGGTCAAGAAATTTACGTATCGCGAACTTACAGAAATCGTTGCTCGATTTGCTGGGGGACTAGCAAGTCTTGGTGTCACTAAGGGCGATAGGGTTTTGATCTATATGCCAATGGTACCTGAAGCACTTGTCGCGATGCTTGCCTGTGCGCGATTAGGGGCGGTACATTCTGTGGTATTTGGGGGATTTGCACCCAAAGAGCTGGCCACACGGATTGACGATGCAAAACCTGTTTGCATCATAGCGGGATCGTGTGGCTTGGAACCGGGAAGAATTGTCGAGTATAAGCCTTTACTAGACGAAGCCTTTGAGATGTCGACACATAAGCCTTCGAGCAGTGTGATTCTGCAGCGATCAGAATGTGTAGCGTCCATGGTCGAGGGGCGTGACCATGATTGGCAGGAGTTAGTGGCGGCTTCAGAACCTGTTGACTGTGTACCTGTTGCGGCGACAGATCCTCTTTACGTCCTTTATACATCAGGGACTACGGGTATTCCCAAAGGAGTGGTCCGTGACAATGGGGGACATGCGGTAGCCCTGAAATGGTCCATGAAATATGTTTATGACATCAATCCCGGAGAAGTCTTTTGGGCTGCATCGGATGTTGGCTGGGTTGTAGGGCATTCCTACATCGTATATGCCCCATTGTTGCATGGCTGCACGACAATTTTGTTTGAAGGGAAGCCCGTTGGGACACCGGATGCGGGCACTTTCTGGAGAGTTATTCAAGATCATAAAGTTAAAGCGTTGTTTACAGCGCCGACTGCGTTTCGCGCGATCAAGCAGTATGACCATGAGGCGAAACTGCTTGCGAACTACGATCTCAGTAACTTTAAAACTCTGTTTCTCGCAGGAGAACGTGCAGACCCCGATACCATTATCTGGGCTCAGGATGCCTTGAAAGTACCTGTTATTGACCATTGGTGGCAAACGGAATCGGGCTGGCCAATCGGGGCTAACTGTATGGGGTACGGAATGAAACCTGTTAAGCTGGGAAGTCCCACTTTACCAGTGGCCGGATATGACATTCGAATTATTGATGAAGAAGACGCATTTTCAGAAAAAGCAACCGGTGATATTGGTGTGATCGCAATTAAGCTACCTCTACCTCCGGGCACGTTGCCGACGTTATGGCACAACGACCAAGGTTATATCAATTCTTACCTAAGTGATATTCCCGGATACTATAAAACGGGCGACGCTGGTTATGTAGATGAAGATGGGTATCTCTTTATCATGGCGCGGACGGACGATATTATCAATGTCGCAGGTCACCGGCTTTCAACTGGCGGCATGGAAGAGGTTTTGGCGGGTCACAAGGACGTCGCGGAATGTGCGGTTATCGGCGTACAAGACGAGCTAAAAGGACAAGCGCCGATGGGGTTTGTCGTGTTGAATATTGGTGTGAATCGTGACCATGAAGATCTAAAGAAGGAACTCGTAGGACTTGTCAGAGAAAAAATTGGCCCCGTCGCAGCGTTCAAGATTGCGCTGGTCGTTGCCCGATTGCCAAAAACGCGTTCCGGTAAGATATTGAGAGGTGTCATGCGAAAAGTGGCGGACGGCGAAGACCTTATAGTTCCGGCAACAATCGACGATCCCTCCATAGTAACAGAAATTGCTGATGTCCTTGCGACAGTCGGCTATCCCATAGCAAAAAAGTAA
- a CDS encoding DUF1192 domain-containing protein, with product MTSNDEESSQSLSSNVNFDTMSIDDLHEYIADMTTEIEKVKLIIKKKLAAQDTADSFFKK from the coding sequence ATGACAAGTAACGATGAAGAATCTTCACAAAGTCTGTCTTCAAACGTCAATTTTGACACTATGTCGATTGACGACCTGCATGAGTATATTGCAGATATGACCACTGAGATCGAAAAGGTCAAATTGATTATTAAAAAGAAACTGGCCGCCCAGGACACCGCCGATAGCTTTTTCAAAAAATAG
- the trxB gene encoding thioredoxin-disulfide reductase translates to MAEIHNTDVLIIGSGPAGDTAAVYAARASLDPILVHGLQPGGQLTITTDVENYPGFAEPIQGPWLMEQMEAQAKNVGTRIFNDYITDLDTSQRPFVATADSGTKYIAETVVIATGAAAKWLGLPSEEKYMGFGVSACATCDGFFYRGKEVMVIGGGNTAVEEAIYLTNHADKVTLVHRRDSLRAEKILIERLKKNPKIEIIWDHVLEEIIGEADPFGVTAARIRHVHTNETQDVSVHGVFIAIGHSPNTELFKEKLEMDDEGYLITAPDSTATNIPGIFACGDVQDKIYRQAVTAAGTGCMAALEAEKFIAANESSTSKEAAE, encoded by the coding sequence ATGGCTGAAATCCACAATACTGATGTTTTAATAATTGGCTCTGGTCCAGCGGGCGATACCGCTGCAGTTTATGCGGCACGTGCCTCTTTGGACCCGATTCTCGTTCATGGATTGCAGCCAGGTGGACAATTGACCATTACAACAGATGTCGAAAACTACCCTGGATTTGCAGAGCCAATCCAGGGCCCATGGCTAATGGAACAAATGGAAGCTCAGGCTAAGAATGTCGGAACAAGAATTTTCAATGACTACATCACAGACCTGGACACAAGCCAACGCCCGTTTGTCGCTACAGCAGACTCTGGGACAAAATATATTGCGGAAACCGTCGTCATTGCGACCGGCGCGGCGGCAAAATGGCTGGGCCTTCCTTCTGAAGAAAAATATATGGGTTTTGGTGTTTCCGCCTGTGCGACATGTGATGGGTTTTTCTATCGTGGAAAGGAAGTCATGGTAATCGGCGGAGGAAACACAGCCGTTGAGGAAGCAATTTACCTGACAAATCATGCGGACAAGGTGACCCTGGTTCATCGGCGCGATTCCTTGCGGGCGGAAAAAATCCTGATCGAACGGCTTAAGAAAAATCCGAAAATTGAGATAATCTGGGATCATGTTCTGGAAGAAATTATCGGTGAAGCAGATCCCTTTGGTGTAACTGCAGCCAGAATTCGCCATGTTCATACGAATGAGACACAAGATGTGTCAGTTCATGGGGTATTTATCGCTATTGGTCATAGCCCGAATACAGAGCTGTTTAAAGAAAAATTGGAAATGGATGACGAGGGATATTTGATTACAGCTCCTGATTCGACAGCAACCAATATTCCCGGCATTTTTGCCTGTGGCGATGTGCAGGACAAAATTTACCGCCAAGCTGTTACTGCAGCGGGTACCGGATGCATGGCCGCCCTTGAAGCCGAAAAATTTATTGCGGCTAATGAAAGCTCTACATCTAAGGAAGCTGCTGAGTAA
- a CDS encoding acyl-CoA synthetase yields the protein MAANPFETNLDMNAANFEPLSPLTFIERSAEVYPDKTAVIHGDWSYTYREFYARTRRLASALKNRGIGIGDTVSVIAPNIPALLESHFGIPMIGAVLNALNTRLDAAALAFILDHADCKLLITDRSFSSLISEALSICAVNPIVIDIDDPLADSGVLVGEMDYETFLASGDPDFIWHAPKDEWQALSLNYTSGTTGDPKGVVYHHRGAYLAATGSAMTWNLPKSATYLWTLPMFHCNGWCFPWTVTAVGGTHVCLRNVEATAIYDQMQKHGVDYMCGAPIVLSMMINTTDENKAKAPKGVKAMVAGAPPPAAVLAQIDAMGFDVTHVYGLTETYGPAVYCDWNPEWNDKPKDERAALKARQGVRYHALAELDIMDPETMTPVPWDGQTMGEVMLRGNLIMKGYLKNAKTTDASFESGWFHSGDLGVIHEDGYIELRDRSKDIIISGGENISTIEVENVLYKHPEILEAAVVARPDEKWGETPCAFVTPRDGKSPTSSEIIAFCRDNLAHFKCPKTVIFAELPKTSTGKVQKFVLRETARNL from the coding sequence ATGGCCGCGAATCCGTTCGAAACCAATCTTGATATGAATGCAGCGAACTTTGAACCCCTGTCACCGCTGACTTTCATCGAACGCTCGGCTGAAGTATACCCTGATAAAACAGCAGTAATACACGGTGACTGGTCCTATACCTACCGGGAGTTCTATGCCAGAACACGGCGGCTGGCGAGTGCCCTCAAAAATAGAGGAATTGGTATAGGTGACACTGTCTCGGTGATTGCACCTAATATACCGGCTCTGTTGGAAAGTCATTTCGGGATCCCGATGATTGGTGCAGTTTTGAATGCACTTAATACACGGCTTGATGCAGCAGCCCTTGCTTTTATTCTCGACCATGCCGACTGCAAACTTTTAATCACAGACCGATCTTTCTCTTCTCTCATTTCTGAAGCATTGTCTATATGTGCAGTAAATCCAATTGTAATTGATATTGATGACCCATTGGCCGATTCGGGTGTGCTGGTGGGTGAAATGGATTACGAAACCTTCCTTGCCTCAGGCGATCCGGATTTCATATGGCACGCGCCGAAAGATGAATGGCAAGCCCTGTCGTTAAATTACACATCGGGAACTACCGGGGATCCAAAGGGTGTCGTTTATCATCATCGTGGCGCCTATCTGGCGGCGACAGGGTCCGCGATGACGTGGAACCTGCCCAAATCAGCGACCTACCTGTGGACGTTACCGATGTTCCATTGCAATGGCTGGTGCTTTCCCTGGACCGTTACGGCTGTAGGCGGCACGCATGTTTGTTTGCGTAATGTTGAAGCCACCGCAATCTATGATCAGATGCAGAAGCATGGTGTAGATTATATGTGCGGAGCGCCCATTGTTCTTTCAATGATGATCAATACAACGGACGAGAATAAGGCAAAGGCACCCAAGGGCGTTAAAGCGATGGTCGCAGGTGCGCCACCTCCTGCCGCGGTGCTTGCCCAAATTGATGCTATGGGGTTTGACGTTACCCACGTATATGGCCTGACTGAAACCTACGGGCCCGCTGTCTATTGTGATTGGAACCCTGAATGGAACGATAAGCCTAAGGACGAACGGGCAGCGTTGAAGGCACGCCAGGGAGTTCGATATCATGCACTTGCTGAGCTAGATATAATGGACCCGGAAACGATGACACCTGTTCCATGGGATGGTCAAACCATGGGTGAGGTGATGTTACGGGGAAATCTCATAATGAAGGGGTATTTAAAAAACGCCAAAACAACGGATGCATCATTCGAAAGTGGCTGGTTCCATTCTGGCGATCTGGGTGTCATTCATGAAGATGGATATATTGAGCTGAGAGACCGTTCGAAAGATATTATAATATCTGGCGGCGAGAATATTTCGACTATTGAAGTTGAAAATGTCCTTTACAAGCATCCGGAAATTCTGGAAGCCGCCGTAGTTGCGCGCCCAGATGAAAAATGGGGCGAGACACCGTGCGCCTTTGTGACGCCAAGAGACGGCAAATCCCCTACTTCATCTGAAATTATAGCTTTTTGCAGAGACAATCTTGCACATTTCAAGTGCCCCAAAACTGTTATATTTGCTGAATTACCTAAAACGTCGACAGGGAAGGTGCAAAAATTCGTTCTCCGCGAAACAGCCAGAAACCTGTAG